Proteins encoded in a region of the Brevefilum fermentans genome:
- a CDS encoding UvrD-helicase domain-containing protein — MRFIIADTFSDSLAKLTAQEQKAVKSTAFDLQIDPSRPDLQYHKLDRAQDPNFASIKVSRDIRIIVHRTKSSFMICYVDHHDAAYQWAQRRKLETHPTTGAAQFVEIRETVKEIVIPTYITKDHPKPPVLGHVKKDELLLYGVPLEWLDDVITATEDNIFELVDHLPQEAAEAVLELATGGIPIITTVATTVEDPFEHPDALRRFRVMDNIEDLEQALAYPWDKWTIFLHPAQKSVVEGHYRGPARVSGSAGTGKTVVALHRAVYLAKNNLHARVLLATFSETLANALKEKLRRLIHHQPQLADQIEVYSMNAIGERLYRRLFGVLKIAPREVIADLISQASKKVENHRFSDAFIMTEWEQVVDAWQLNTWEEYQNVLRLGRKIRLPEDRRKVLWSIFEIIRKALEDVGHLTYASMFERLTLHYKADNRSPFDFIVVDESQDISIAQLKLLGALAENQPDSLFFAGDLGQRIFQQPFSWKVLGVDIRGRSQTLRINYRTSHQIRMFADKLLDPEISDVDGNIESRAGTISVFNGPIPVIKTFASEEKEIDAVKEQVQRWIEDGLALHEIGIFVRSEKELRRAKLPVESLEHPYNVLDEMVSITEGFLSISTMHLAKGLEFRAVIVMACDDEVIPLQERIEMVADESDLLEVYNTERHLLYVACTRARDHLLLTGLEPVSEFLDDLRM, encoded by the coding sequence ATGCGTTTTATCATTGCCGATACATTCAGCGATAGCCTTGCAAAATTGACAGCTCAGGAGCAAAAAGCGGTTAAGTCGACGGCGTTTGATTTACAGATCGATCCATCCAGGCCTGATTTGCAATACCATAAGTTAGATCGAGCACAGGACCCGAATTTTGCTTCCATCAAAGTCAGCAGAGATATTCGTATCATTGTACACCGCACAAAATCTAGTTTCATGATTTGTTATGTAGACCATCATGATGCCGCTTACCAGTGGGCTCAGCGTCGTAAGCTAGAAACTCATCCGACTACCGGCGCAGCTCAATTTGTCGAAATCCGTGAAACCGTCAAGGAAATTGTAATTCCTACCTATATAACAAAAGACCACCCCAAACCACCTGTCCTGGGGCATGTTAAAAAAGATGAGCTTCTTCTTTATGGTGTCCCATTAGAATGGTTAGATGACGTAATAACTGCAACCGAGGACAACATCTTTGAATTAGTTGACCATCTGCCTCAGGAAGCTGCCGAAGCCGTGCTCGAATTGGCCACGGGTGGAATCCCGATAATCACAACAGTTGCCACAACTGTAGAAGATCCCTTTGAGCACCCAGATGCACTTCGCAGGTTCCGTGTGATGGATAACATCGAAGACTTAGAGCAGGCTTTGGCTTATCCATGGGATAAATGGACGATTTTTCTCCATCCTGCTCAAAAAAGTGTTGTTGAAGGACATTATCGTGGTCCAGCGCGTGTTTCTGGGTCTGCGGGAACAGGTAAAACGGTTGTCGCCTTACACCGAGCGGTATATTTGGCAAAAAATAATCTCCATGCTCGTGTACTGCTTGCCACTTTCTCTGAGACCCTTGCGAACGCTCTCAAGGAAAAATTGCGCCGTTTGATACACCACCAACCACAACTGGCAGATCAAATTGAAGTCTATTCAATGAACGCGATAGGTGAACGACTTTACCGCAGATTATTTGGCGTCTTAAAGATCGCACCAAGAGAAGTCATCGCTGATCTGATTTCGCAAGCGAGTAAGAAGGTTGAAAATCACCGTTTTAGCGATGCCTTTATTATGACGGAATGGGAACAGGTCGTCGACGCTTGGCAACTCAATACTTGGGAGGAGTATCAAAACGTACTCAGGCTTGGTAGGAAAATTCGCTTGCCTGAAGACAGGCGTAAAGTGCTTTGGTCAATATTTGAAATCATTCGTAAGGCGTTAGAAGATGTTGGCCATCTCACCTACGCCAGCATGTTTGAGCGTTTAACCCTGCATTACAAGGCGGATAATCGCTCTCCTTTTGATTTTATTGTGGTGGATGAATCACAAGATATCAGCATCGCTCAATTAAAGCTGTTAGGCGCATTGGCAGAAAATCAGCCCGACAGTCTTTTCTTTGCTGGAGATTTAGGCCAGCGCATTTTCCAGCAACCCTTTTCATGGAAGGTGTTGGGTGTTGATATTCGTGGTCGATCTCAGACACTAAGGATCAATTATCGCACATCCCATCAAATTCGAATGTTTGCGGATAAATTGCTTGATCCAGAAATCTCTGATGTAGATGGCAATATTGAATCACGCGCTGGGACAATCTCTGTATTTAATGGACCGATTCCTGTTATAAAAACTTTCGCCTCTGAAGAGAAAGAGATTGATGCTGTTAAAGAGCAGGTGCAGCGCTGGATCGAAGATGGGCTGGCTTTACACGAAATCGGCATCTTTGTGCGTTCGGAAAAAGAACTACGAAGAGCAAAGTTACCTGTTGAATCTTTAGAGCACCCCTATAATGTGCTTGATGAAATGGTGTCTATTACAGAAGGATTTTTATCCATATCGACGATGCACCTAGCAAAAGGATTGGAATTTCGTGCGGTTATTGTGATGGCTTGCGATGATGAGGTCATACCGCTACAAGAGCGCATTGAAATGGTAGCTGATGAATCCGATCTGTTAGAAGTATATAACACAGAAAGGCATCTATTGTATGTGGCCTGCACACGAGCAAGGGATCATTTGCTATTAACTGGATTAGAACCGGTATCTGAGTTTTTGGATGATTTGCGAATGTAA